Proteins from one Methanobrevibacter thaueri genomic window:
- a CDS encoding site-2 protease family protein, which produces MNGIYYYLIAFAVIWILVGIFHERLSTHGVEMNFPVIMWKTQRLRGLISRISNLSPRFWRWYMNIGIVVAFAAMIFITWTLVSTLPSVFETPSVSIVIPGVEMPGSSIYIPFVYGLIALATVLVVHEFSHGVQAVGEKISIKSIGLLLFAIIPGAFVEPDEEELKNAKRTSRLRVYAAGSIANVTLAIIAMLLVSLIAMGIPTYFDENGIEIDRVVSDSPSDGILKEGMVIEAVANEKINDSESYVNVIGSFKPGDNVSVQTDQGTYSVVLDKNPNNESVGFFGIQANKHFELINDSLGPIPWVLFELLELFQWIFMLNLGIGLFNLLPMKPLDGGYMLEILLSYRLSEQQYKPIVNALSVVMAMIIIFSILASFL; this is translated from the coding sequence ATGAATGGGATTTATTATTATTTGATAGCTTTTGCTGTCATCTGGATATTGGTCGGAATATTCCATGAAAGGCTATCCACTCATGGGGTGGAAATGAACTTTCCCGTGATAATGTGGAAGACCCAACGCCTGAGGGGACTCATATCCAGAATATCAAATCTGTCACCAAGATTCTGGCGATGGTACATGAACATCGGCATTGTTGTGGCTTTCGCAGCCATGATATTCATTACATGGACACTTGTTTCCACATTGCCGAGCGTTTTTGAGACACCATCGGTATCCATAGTGATTCCCGGCGTGGAAATGCCAGGGTCATCCATATACATACCATTTGTTTACGGATTGATAGCGCTGGCAACCGTTTTGGTGGTCCACGAGTTTTCACACGGTGTGCAGGCAGTGGGGGAGAAGATTTCAATAAAGTCAATTGGATTGCTCCTGTTTGCAATAATTCCCGGTGCATTCGTGGAACCAGATGAGGAGGAACTTAAAAACGCAAAGAGAACCTCAAGGCTCAGGGTCTATGCCGCAGGTTCAATAGCAAACGTCACCCTGGCAATAATTGCTATGCTTCTCGTTTCCCTGATAGCAATGGGAATACCGACTTATTTTGATGAAAACGGAATTGAGATTGACAGGGTAGTTTCCGATTCCCCATCCGACGGAATACTTAAAGAGGGAATGGTCATAGAGGCCGTTGCCAATGAGAAGATAAACGATTCCGAATCATATGTCAATGTCATCGGTTCATTCAAGCCGGGAGACAACGTGTCGGTCCAGACGGATCAGGGAACCTACTCCGTAGTGCTTGATAAAAATCCTAACAACGAATCGGTCGGATTTTTCGGAATCCAGGCAAACAAGCATTTTGAACTGATTAATGACAGTTTGGGTCCAATACCTTGGGTGCTGTTTGAGCTTCTCGAGCTTTTCCAATGGATTTTCATGCTGAACCTTGGAATCGGACTGTTCAACCTGCTTCCGATGAAACCGCTGGACGGGGGGTACATGCTTGAGATACTGTTAAGCTATAGACTGTCAGAGCAACAGTACAAGCCGATTGTGAATGCACTGTCCGTTGTCATGGCGATGATAATAATATTCAGCATTCTGGCGAGTTTTCTTTAA
- a CDS encoding molybdopterin molybdotransferase MoeA produces the protein MFFSKLDSLSNAIKLISDNQRVTDIEEISIHDAHRRVLAEDIIAFHDSPPFDKSAMDGFALIAEETFGASNSAPKEFRIVDAIGAGDFSSKTVKDNEAIVIATGAPIPDGANAVLMKEYTTIDGDDLTIYSQVTPGENISPKSEDIEKGQKILDRNTFIRYQELGLIASAGYDTVKVYKKPKVKLIITGNELVEPTKEEIDKAKIINSNQFTIKAMVEDSGAICEICHAGDTFDEVKDAVLEASKDYDVIMTTGGTAISKGDVVLDVVDDLGEILFHGVAIRPGKPAGAGIVNGKMVFTFSGQPVAAMSQFDMFARKYLFEMQGREFDFHIVKRISQLKIPSQLGRTDFIRAVSDDECAKHVLNRGSGIIRSMVEANSYIIIDENDEGYQKDDLVDVVLFDSLLW, from the coding sequence ATGTTCTTTTCAAAACTGGATTCATTGTCAAATGCCATAAAGCTAATCAGCGACAATCAGCGTGTCACTGACATAGAGGAGATTTCCATTCATGACGCCCACAGGAGGGTTTTGGCTGAAGACATTATCGCATTTCATGACTCACCGCCATTCGACAAGTCAGCGATGGACGGTTTTGCACTGATTGCAGAGGAAACATTTGGGGCGTCAAATTCAGCGCCAAAGGAATTCAGGATAGTTGACGCAATCGGCGCAGGCGATTTTTCATCCAAAACAGTCAAGGATAATGAGGCCATTGTCATAGCGACAGGCGCACCTATTCCGGATGGTGCCAATGCAGTTCTGATGAAGGAGTACACCACAATTGACGGCGACGACCTGACAATCTACTCCCAGGTCACTCCGGGCGAAAACATTAGTCCGAAGTCCGAGGACATCGAGAAGGGCCAGAAGATCCTGGACAGGAACACATTCATAAGATATCAGGAATTGGGTCTAATCGCTTCAGCCGGTTACGATACCGTCAAGGTTTATAAGAAGCCTAAGGTAAAGCTCATCATTACAGGTAACGAGCTTGTGGAGCCGACCAAGGAGGAAATCGACAAGGCCAAGATTATCAATTCCAATCAGTTCACCATAAAGGCAATGGTTGAGGATTCAGGAGCGATTTGTGAAATCTGCCATGCCGGAGACACTTTCGATGAGGTCAAGGATGCGGTTTTGGAGGCTTCCAAGGATTATGACGTTATCATGACCACAGGAGGAACAGCAATCAGTAAGGGGGATGTTGTTCTTGATGTGGTGGATGATTTAGGTGAAATACTCTTCCATGGTGTTGCAATCAGGCCAGGAAAACCTGCAGGTGCGGGCATTGTAAACGGTAAGATGGTTTTCACATTTTCAGGCCAGCCTGTGGCTGCGATGTCACAGTTTGACATGTTTGCAAGAAAGTACCTCTTTGAGATGCAGGGAAGGGAATTTGATTTCCATATCGTAAAAAGGATATCCCAACTTAAGATACCTTCCCAGCTGGGCAGGACAGATTTCATACGTGCTGTGTCAGACGATGAGTGTGCAAAGCATGTGCTCAATAGAGGTTCCGGCATTATTCGGTCAATGGTTGAGGCGAACAGCTATATCATCATTGACGAAAATGATGAAGGATATCAGAAGGACGATTTAGTTGATGTAGTCCTCTTCGATTCACTACTTTGGTAG